The following proteins are co-located in the Saccharomyces kudriavzevii IFO 1802 strain IFO1802 genome assembly, chromosome: 6 genome:
- the PES4 gene encoding Pes4p (similar to Saccharomyces cerevisiae PES4 (YFR023W) and MIP6 (YHR015W); ancestral locus Anc_1.357) — MYSISNKKPSILSMVPLNILKNQDLTVKKEQEKKISFNPVVTPIRPDDYHEKTSRSSSSSHSDSPEFLRINNNKSSQKNGKLKVFESKKLIPLFIGDLHETVTEETLKGIFGKFPSFVSAKVCLDSVTKKSLGHGYLNFEDKEEAERAMEELNYTDVNGREIRIMPSLRNTTFRKNFGTNVFFSNLPLNNPLLTTRVFYDTFSRYGKILSCKLDSRKDIGFVYFENEKTARNVIKMYNNTSFFGKKILCGIHFDKEVRSVPNFETQKSRLDAETIIEKEQALNATQLKRNDGASKNNQSSSQNSIFIKNLPIITTRDDVLNFFSEVGPIKSIYLSNATKVKYLWAFVTYKSNEDSEKAIKRYNNFYFRGKKLLVSRAQDKEERAKFIESQKMSTLFLENLSAVCNKEFLKYLCHQENIRPFKIQIDGYNESSATYSGHIKFRNFEDATRIFNFLNNRLVGGSIVMTSWERQSGTSKNYEDYGTRSIHTSSHPQITPYYRCSHTNDPNSSSMRISSSMNSSTRSLIKNRSFNKKVLETFEKQVRRGIDFMRFPSATRDENVHGIAEYIFDTYWNRDVLVLDKFLSFLNSSPYHEGVLQKQIEEAANSLGFKR; from the coding sequence ATGTACTCTAtctcaaacaaaaaaccTTCCATACTAAGTATGGTTCCCCTGAATATTCTGAAGAACCAAGATCTAACGGTTaaaaaggaacaagaaaagaagatatcTTTCAACCCTGTGGTTACTCCTATAAGGCCAGATGACTACCACGAAAAAACATCCAGATCTTCAAGTTCGAGCCATTCCGATTCACCTGAATTTTTGAgaatcaacaacaacaaatctagtcaaaaaaatgggaagttgaaagtttttgagAGTAAAAAACTGATTCCATTATTCATTGGCGATCTTCATGAAACAGTTACTGAAGAAACTCTCAAGGgaatctttggaaaattccCCTCTTTTGTCTCTGCCAAGGTATGCCTTGACTCCgttacaaaaaaatcactAGGTCATGggtatttgaattttgaagataaagaagaagctgaaAGAGCTATGGAAGAATTAAATTACACTGATGTTAATGGTAGGGAAATTAGGATTATGCCATCATTAAGGAATACAACATTTAGGAAAAATTTCGGTACcaatgtatttttttctaatttgCCCTTAAATAATCCATTATTGACGACAAGAGTATTCTATGATACTTTTTCAAGGTATGGTAAAATCTTATCATGTAAATTAGATTCAAGGAAAGACATAGGATTCgtatattttgaaaacgaaaaaactGCGAGAAATGTGATAAAAATGTACAATAATACTAGTTTTTTCGGCAAGAAAATTCTATGTGGAATacattttgataaagaggTCAGAAGTGTTCCTAATTTTGAAACACAAAAATCACGATTAGATGCGGAAacaattattgaaaaggagCAAGCTTTGAATGCTACACAACTAAAACGGAATGATGGTGCATCTAAGAACAATCAGTCCTCGTCTCAAAATTCTATCTTCATTAAAAACTTGCCAATAATAACCACAAGGGAtgatgttttgaattttttcagtgaGGTGGGCCCAATTAAGTCAATTTATTTATCCAATGCCACCAAAGTGAAATATCTTTGGGCATTTGTTACATATAAGAGTAATGAAGACTCCGAAAAGGCAATTAAGCGGTACAATAATTTCTACTTTAGAGGTAAAAAGCTATTAGTAAGCAGAGCACAAGACAAGGAAGAAAGGGCAAAGTTTATAGAGTCTCAAAAAATGTCTACACTTTTCCTGGAAAACTTAAGCGCCGTTTGCAATAAGGAATTTCTTAAATATCTGTGTCATCAAGAGAATATCAGGCCTTTCAAAATCCAGATAGATGGATATAATGAAAGTTCAGCCACCTATTCTGGACATATCAAATTCAGAAACTTTGAAGATGCCACGAGgatattcaattttttgaataaccGTTTGGTGGGAGGGAGTATAGTAATGACATCATGGGAGAGACAAAGTGGTACATCGAAAAATTATGAAGATTACGGAACTCGCAGTATACACACCTCATCTCACCCCCAGATTACCCCATATTACCGCTGTTCACATACGAACGATCCAAACTCCTCAAGTATgagaatttcatcatcaatgaaTAGTAGCACAAGATCACTAATTAAAAACAGGAGTTTCAATAAGAAAGTTTTAGAAACGTTCGAAAAACAAGTAAGAAGAGGAATAGATTTCATGAGATTTCCAAGCGCTACTAGAGACGAAAATGTACATGGAATAGCTGAGTATATTTTTGACACTTATTGGAATCGGGATGTCTTGGTCTTGGAtaaatttttatcatttttaaaTAGTAGTCCCTACCACGAAGGTGTATTGcaaaaacaaattgaagaagccGCAAACTCTTTAGGAttcaaaagatga